A single genomic interval of Oreochromis aureus strain Israel breed Guangdong linkage group 12, ZZ_aureus, whole genome shotgun sequence harbors:
- the gldc gene encoding glycine dehydrogenase (decarboxylating), mitochondrial, with product MQSCAKSWGVFLAKSVNPGAPRRHLSDKSRVVWKLQCKIRNSCASLTTSARALRTSAAVSSRQIERILPRHDDFAERHIGPGEKEKRDMLDVLGLESVDQLIENTVPSSIRLQRSLRMDDPVCENEVLESLQKIASKNKVWRSYIGMGYYNCSVPPPIQRNLLENAGWVTQYTPYQPEVAQGRLESLLNYQTMICDITGMPVANASLLDEGTAAAEAMQLCHRQNKRRTFYVDPRCHPQTIAVVQTRANYIGVKTILKLPHEMDFSGQDVSGVLFQYPDTDGRVEDFTALVDRAHKGGALACCATDLLALCVLRPPGEFGVDIALGSSQRFGVPLCYGGPHAAFFAVRENLVRMMPGRMVGVTKDAAGKEVYRLALQTREQHIRRDKATSNICTAQALLANMAAMYGLYHGPQGLKHIAKRTHGAALILAEGLKRAGHRLQSEMFFDTLKISCSVAAKDILERAEQRKINLRVYTEGVLGVSLDETVTERDLDDLLWVFGCESSAELIAEKMGERVKGIMGSPFKRTSKYLTHQVFNSYHSETNIVRYMKRLENKDLSLVHSMIPLGSCTMKLNSSSELMPITWREFANIHPFVPLDQAEGYQKLFRQLEKDLCEVTGYDKISFQPNSGAQGEYAGLAAIKAYLNSKGESSRSVCLIPKSAHGTNPASAQMAGMKVQVVEVDKDGNIDLSHLKALVDKHKANLAAMMITYPSTFGVFEEHIGDVCDLIHKNGGQVYLDGANMNAQVGLCRPGDYGSDVSHLNLHKTFCIPHGGGGPGMGPIGVKAHLAPFLPSHPVVSMQSVNISSSLGTISAAPWGSSAILPISWAYIKMMGSKGLRHATEVAILNANYMAKRLEGHYKILYRGRKGFVAHEFILDVRPFKKTANIEAVDVAKRLQDYGFHAPTMSWPVAGTLMIEPTESEDKAEMDRFCDALLAIRQEIAEIEEGRMDSRINPLKMAPHSLACISTSSWDRPYSRECAAFPLPFIKPETKFWPSISRIDDIYGDQNLVCTCPPMEVYESPYEEKRASS from the exons ATGCAGAGCTGCGCCAAGTCCTGGGGGGTCTTTTTGGCCAAGTCGGTGAATCCCGGCGCACCGCGCAGGCATTTGAGCGATAAGAGCCGCGTGGTTTGGAAACTTCAGTGCAAGATCCGAAACAGCTGCGCATCCCTAACAACATCAGCCCGGGCTCTGAGGACCTCTGCAGCCGTCTCCTCCAGGCAGATAGAAAGGATTTTACCCAGACATGATGATTTTGCTGAGCGCCACATCGGTCCAGGTGAGAAGGAGAAGAGAGACATGCTGGATGTTCTGGGACTCGAG TCAGTCGACCAGTTGATTGAAAACACAGTACCATCTTCTATCCGTCTGCAGAGGAGCTTGAGGATGGATGATCCAGTCT gTGAGAATGAGGTTCTGGAGTCTCTTCAAAAGATTGCATCAAAAAACAAAGTATGGAGGTCCTACATCGGCATGGGTTACTACAACTGCTCCGTACCGCCGCCCATCCAGCGCAACCTCCTGGAGAATGCAGGCTG GGTCACTCAGTACACGCCTTACCAGCCCGAGGTCGCTCAGGGTCGCCTGGAGTCTCTTCTCAACTACCAGACCATGATCTGTGACATCACAGGCATGCCTGTGGCTAATGCCTCTCTGCTTGATGAGGGAACGGCTGCTGCTGAGGCCATGCAGCTCTGTCACAG acaaaacaaaagaagaaccTTCTACGTTGACCCACGCTGCCATCCCCAGACTATTGCTGTAGTGCAGACGAGAGCTAA CTATATTGGGGTAAAAACGATTCTAAAGCTGCCTCATGAGATGGACTTCAGTGGACAAGATGTGAGCGGTGTGCTGTTTCAATATCCAGACACTGATGGCAGAGTGGAAGACTTCACTGCACTTGTAGATCGGGCACACAAGGGTGGG GCCCTGGCTTGCTGTGCCACAGACCTATTAGCACTGTGTGTGCTACGTCCCCCTGGAGAATTTGGTGTTGATATCGCACTGGGCAGTTCCCAGCGGTTTGGGGTTCCTCTTTGCTACGGCGGTCCACATGCTGCCTTTTTTGCCGTTAGAGAAAACCTGGTCCGGATGATGCCTGGCAGAATGGTTGGAGTCACCAA AGATGCAGCTGGTAAAGAAGTATATCGTCTTGCGCTGCAGACCAGAGAACAGCACATCCGCAGAGATAAGGCAACCAGCAACATTTGCACTGCGCAG gCTCTGCTGGCCAACATGGCTGCTATGTATGGACTGTATCATGGACCCCAGGGACTAAAGCACATTGCGAAGAGGACACATGGTGCTGCTTTGATCCTTGCAGAag GTCTGAAGAGAGCGGGACACCGGCTGCAGAGTGAAATGTTCTTTGACACACTAAAGATCAGCTGTAGCGTGGCTGCCAAAGATATCCTGGAGAGAGCTGAGCAGAGGAAGATAAACCTGCGAGTCTACACCGAAGGAGTG TTGGGCGTCTCGCTCGATGAAACGGTGACTGAGAGGGATTTGGATGACTTGCTCTGGGTCTTTGGCTGTGAATCTTCTGCT GAGCTGATAGCTGAAAAGATGGGCGAGCGGGTGAAGGGAATCATGGGAAGTCCTTTCAAGAGGACAAGCAAATACCTTACACACCAGGTCTTCAACAG ttACCATTCTGAGACCAACATTGTGAGATATATGAAGCGTCTGGAGAATAAGGACCTCTCCTTAGTCCACAGCATGATACCCCTG gGCTCCTGTACCATGAAGCTAAACAGCTCATCAGAGCTCATG CCCATCACATGGAGGGAGTTTGCCAACATCCATCCTTTCGTGCCGCTGGATCAGGCAGAGGGCTACCAGAAACTCTTCAGACAGCTGGAGAAAGACCTCTGTGAGGTGACGGGCTATGACAAGATCTCGTTCCAGCCAAACAG TGGTGCTCAGGGAGAATATGCAGGCCTGGCTGCCATAAAAGCCTACCTGAACTCAAAGGGGGAGAGTTCAAGAAGT GTTTGTCTAATCCCCAAGTCGGCACACGGCACCAACCCAGCAAGCGCTCAGATGGCAGGAATGAAGGTTCAAGTGGTGGAGGTGGATAAGGATGGCAACATCGATCTGTCTCACCTGAAGGCCCTG GTGGACAAACACAAGGCAAACCTGGCAGCCATGATGATCACCTACCCCTCCACCTTTGGTGTGTTTGAAGAGCATATCGGAGACGTTTGTGACCTTATTCACAAAAACGGTGGCCAAGTGTACCTGGATGGCGCCAACATGAATGCCCAG GTGGGCTTGTGTCGTCCTGGAGATTACGGGTCGGATGTTTCTCACCTAAACCTGCACAAAACCTTCTGCATCCCTCACGGTGGAGGAGGGCCCGGCATGGGGCCAATTGGAGT GAAGGCGCACCTTGCCCCCTTCTTACCGAGCCACCCAGTGGTTTCCATGCAGTCAGTGAACATCAGCAGCTCACTGGGCACCATCAGCGCAGCTCCCTGGGGCTCCAGCGCCATCCTGCCAATCTCCTGGGCTTACATTAAG ATGATGGGATCCAAGGGACTGCGGCATGCTACAGAAGTGGCCATCCTTAATGCCAACTACATGGCTAAGAGGCTGGAGGGTCACTATAAAATCCTTTACCGAGGCAGGAAAG GTTTTGTAGCCCATGAGTTCATTCTGGACGTGAGGCCATTCAAGAAGACAGCTAATATTGAGGCTGTTGACGTGGCCAAGAGGCTGCAGGATTATG GTTTCCATGCACCCACTATGTCTTGGCCAGTGGCAGGTACTCTTATGATTGAGCCTACAGAATCGGAAGACAAGGCTGAGATGGACCGTTTCTGCGACGCCCTGCTAGCCATCAGACAGGAGATCGCAGAAATCGAAGAGGGAAGGATGGACTCGCGCATCAACCCACTTAAG ATGGCCCCTCACTCTTTGGCGTGCATCTCAACGTCCAGCTGGGACAGACCCTACTCCAGGGAGTGTGCTGCCTTCCCCTTG CCCTTCATAAAACCTGAGACCAAATTCTGGCCAAGCATCTCCAGGATCGATGACATCTATGGCGACCAGAACCTCGTGTGCACCTGCCCACCCATGGAGGTGTATGAGTCTCCATATGAGGAGAAGAGAGCCTCCTCCTAG
- the zgc:114041 gene encoding monocarboxylate transporter 13: MKSRKVEPPDGGYGWVVVMSAFFTMGLTAAVLKNFGHFFIEIQNHFGVQASTTSWVTSTTITMLHLGAPAASAMTLQFSQRVVIMLGGLLATLGMVLASLDLSLPWLYLTMGILQGTGLSFSWISANSMVSHYFVRWRPIALAIASSGECVFAVMFSPFFKWLIDTYSWQGALLIIGGLQLNLCVCGALMRPLEKTTSPAQDTKDSLDATTLPAKRMTFFQCSLMRKPEFFLYILFAIFSAAGFFIPPLFLVPFASSLGMDKYWPAMILSVLALADLAGRLICGWIANMRLVRNLQLLTMVATLLGVVLLLLPISQNYWAVLVFASLYGFLFGCVVAIHVTAIVDIVTLEGFDSGLGLFMLLRSIGGFTGPPAAGWLVDYTNNYSVAFYFSGVCLIVSAAFVVLVDRLVHRRREAVESQVYCAINQQEDWETAKAESDTVT, translated from the exons ATGAAGTCCAGAAAAGTTGAACCCCCCGATGGCGGGTATGGCTGGGTGGTGGTCATGTCAGCCTTCTTCACCATGGGCCTTACTGCTGCTGTTCTCAAAAACTTTGGACACTTCTTCATTGAAATCCAGAATCACTTCGGAGTACAGGCCAGCACCACCTCTTGGGTGACCTCCACAACAATTACTATGCTTCATCTAGGAG CTCCAGCAGCCAGTGCGATGACCTTACAGTTTTCTCAGAGAGTAGTCATCATGCTCGGAGGCTTGCTGGCTACCTTAGGGATGGTGCTGGCTTCACTGGACCTCAGTTTGCCCTGGCTCTACCTCACCATGGGCATCCTGCAAG GAACAGGTCTTTCCTTCTCCTGGATCTCTGCCAACAGCATGGTGAGCCACTACTTTGTACGATGGCGTCCCATTGCCCTCGCCATCGCCAGTTCAGGTGAATGCGTCTTTGCTGTTATGTTCAGTCCATTCTTCAAGTGGCTCATTGACACCTACAGCTGGCAGGGTGCTTTGCTCATCATTGGAGGCCTTCAGctgaacctgtgtgtgtgtggtgcactCATGAGACCCCTGGAGAAGACCACGAGTCCTGCACAGGACACCAAAGACAGTCTAGATGCAACCACGCTCCCAGCAAAGAGAATGACCTTCTTCCAGTGCTCCCTCATGAGAAAACCTGAATTTTTTCTGTACATCCTGTTTGCAATATTTTCGGCTGCAGGGTTTTTCATCCCGCCTCTTTTTCTGGTCCCCTTTGCTAGCAGCTTGGGCATGGATAAGTACTGGCCTGCCATGAttctttctgttctggctttagCTGACCTGGCAGGGAGGCTGATTTGTGGGTGGATCGCCAACATGAGGCTGGTAAGAAACCTGCAACTGCTCACCATGGTGGCCACTCTCCTTGGCGTagtgctcctgctgctgcccaTCAGCCAAAACTACTGGGCCGTTCTGGTGTTCGCCTCACTCTACGGCTTCCTGTTTGGCTGTGTGGTGGCAATTCACGTCACAGCTATTGTGGACATTGTAACCCTGGAGGGATTCGACAGTGGACTCGGGCTCTTTATGCTTTTAAGGAGCATTGGAGGCTTCACTGGTCCACCTGCTGCAG GCTGGCTGGTGGATTACACAAACAACTACAGCGTCGCCTTCTACTTCTCGGGCGTCTGCCTGattgtgtccgcagcgtttgtcGTCCTGGTCGACCGCCTGGTCCATAGGAGGAGAGAAGCAGTGGAGTCTCAAGTTTATTGTGCAATCAACCAGCAGGAGGATTGGGAAACAGCAAAAGCCGAGTCAGACACTGTCACATAA